Below is a window of Sylvia atricapilla isolate bSylAtr1 chromosome 2, bSylAtr1.pri, whole genome shotgun sequence DNA.
TAGGTAGGTAATGAACACTTTGACCATTGTACCCTTTGATGGTATTTTTATGACTGCAGAATGTAGTGAGTTACAAAGAAATCTGCATCAAAGAAGTTTTTAAttaagtaaaatacaaattttaccTAAATATGCCTTCTCATTATGTCATAATGAATTTGATCTTGAGAGAATGAAGTTTTAGAAGTATGGAATATAAAGTAGTTTCAGGAGCATTTGACtatgcaaatataaaaaaattaatatatgcATTGCATCATAATTCTTCAGTGTTGTCTcctttattatatttttagtCACTTTCACATCTGACAATATTCATAGTCATTTGAGGTGATAAAAGCATTGGAAAGCTTAACCCTGATGCTAGGTTATAGTTCATTTCAGATGAAACAAAAGATGTTGAGCAAATAAAATAGGTGCAGTTATTATTCTGCTTCTGTCATATTTACAGTGCAACAAATACATCTGTTACCTTTGGTTATAGAACATTCTGTGTAGCCAAGTGCtaaaatttggaaaaagaatCACTTGTTTACATTGTAAAAGtcctctgactttttttttatatcatttCACTGTTCATATTATTGAGTGATCTTACACTTCCAGTTCGAAAACTTTTCCTGCGCACGCTTCGAAGGTAATTGCGATAAAGGATTACACTGATGACTCTTGCCTGGAATTGTTTGGAAACAATGTAATACAGTATAACATCCAAACATGTACTGAGATTCATGAGAAAGGTGGtaaaggctgcccagggattGTAAACTGTATTTTCGTCTTGCAACATCAGGAAGGCAAAGCAAATGTGGAAGGGTACGAAGCAGATGAGTACCTGAGCAATCAGAGTAACTATAATTCTTATGGATCTCTCCTTGGCCTTAGGCTTCAGTTTGGAAGTCCTGCcatgaataaaattataaataatgaCTAGATAACACCCTATCATGATAAACAAGGggatcaaaaagaaaaaaattaagcgACAAAAGTTCAATGTATTTACTTCCTTTAAATGGATGATATCAAGCATTTTCATGCAGGTGGTGAAATTTGAGGCTTGGTCTGGATCAGATCGTAAAAATGCCAGTGGGGATGTTGTTGAGAGGGTCATTATCCAAATTCCAGTGCaagccagcacagctttttttgtattttttagttCTTTGACATGTTTGGGCTGGACAATAGCCATGAATCTGTCTACGCTGATAAAAGCGAGCAGCCACAGAGCAATGGCTGGATAAAACACATTGGCAGCCCCGAGGATCCGGCAGAATGTATCTCCGAAAGGCCACATTTCTGTCCCATGGTAGACTATCcgaaaaggcaaggaaaagataaaaattaggTCAAGTAATGCCACATTCATCATATATACAGTTATGGTTGTTCTCTTCTTGGTAGTGCAGCTGAACACCCATAGTGCAGTGGCATTCACCAACAGTCCCACTGTGAACACAAAGCTGTAGAAGACCAGTGATGCAATCTTGTATTCTTCTGGGTGAGGATTTTCTAGCATCATAGTTTAATTGAACTTAGGAATAGTTGTTGCATTCCATAAATACCCTAAAATTAGATAAAATATGGGAAGTTATTCTCAGTCAAATGAAATC
It encodes the following:
- the GPR18 gene encoding N-arachidonyl glycine receptor; this encodes MMLENPHPEEYKIASLVFYSFVFTVGLLVNATALWVFSCTTKKRTTITVYMMNVALLDLIFIFSLPFRIVYHGTEMWPFGDTFCRILGAANVFYPAIALWLLAFISVDRFMAIVQPKHVKELKNTKKAVLACTGIWIMTLSTTSPLAFLRSDPDQASNFTTCMKMLDIIHLKEVNTLNFCRLIFFFLIPLFIMIGCYLVIIYNFIHGRTSKLKPKAKERSIRIIVTLIAQVLICFVPFHICFAFLMLQDENTVYNPWAAFTTFLMNLSTCLDVILYYIVSKQFQARVISVILYRNYLRSVRRKSFRTGSVRSLNNMNSEMI